One part of the Vitis riparia cultivar Riparia Gloire de Montpellier isolate 1030 chromosome 8, EGFV_Vit.rip_1.0, whole genome shotgun sequence genome encodes these proteins:
- the LOC117921159 gene encoding PRA1 family protein B4, with the protein MATSSPPILPISNPETTATSVQSQPPVATPAVRLFITHITDSVRNGFAQRRPWSELVDRTAFSRPESFSEAALRVRKNYTYFRVNYLSLIALTLAFSLLTNPFSLLLLLSLLAAWLFLYLFRPSDPPLVLFGRTFSDRETLGILVVLSVVVIFLTSVGSVLISALMVGAAIVCAHGAFRVPDDLFLDEQDPAATGFLSFLGATPSNVAPVVTGRV; encoded by the coding sequence ATGGCGACTTCGTCTCCTCCAATTCTCCCCATTTCCAACCCAGAAACCACCGCCACATCCGTTCAATCGCAGCCTCCGGTCGCCACACCCGCTGTCCGCTTATTTATCACCCACATCACCGATTCCGTCCGCAACGGCTTCGCTCAGCGCCGCCCCTGGTCCGAGCTCGTCGACCGCACCGCTTTCTCCCGCCCCGAGTCCTTCTCCGAGGCCGCCCTCCGCGTACGCAAGAACTACACCTACTTCCGCGTCAACTACCTCTCCCTCATCGCCCTTACCCTTGCCTTCTCTCTCCTCACCAACcctttctctctcctcctcctcctttctCTCCTCGCCGCCTGGCTCTTCCTCTACCTCTTCCGCCCCTCCGATCCTCCTCTCGTCCTCTTCGGCCGCACTTTCTCCGACCGCGAGACCCTTGGCATCCTCGTTGTCCTCAGCGTCGTCGTCATTTTCCTCACCAGCGTCGGATCCGTTCTCATCTCCGCTCTCATGGTCGGTGCGGCCATCGTTTGCGCTCACGGCGCATTTAGAGTTCCCGACGATCTCTTCCTCGACGAGCAAGATCCCGCCGCTACTGGATTCTTGTCATTTCTAGGCGCTACCCCCTCCAATGTCGCTCCTGTAGTCACCGGACGCGTTTGA